The genome window CTTGCCGGTGCAAGCCGTGCGCGAGGCCCTGGATTACTACCGGCGCAACAAAGCGCTGGTCGATGCAGAGACTGCTGAAGAAGGACGGCGGCTGCACGCTACTAGAAGGTGATAACGCAAAGGAGCTAAGCCGTGCAGACTGACAACTCCCAAGTAGCAACCCTGATCGAGAAGATCCGTATTCTTCCACCTGAAAAACTGGTTGAGGTCGAAGATTTTGTCGATTTCCTGCGACAACGAGAAGACGACCGTCGTCTGATCCGTAGCGCAGCCAAGCTGTCCGAAGCGGCCTTCCAAAAAGTATGGGACAATCCCGACGATGCCGAGTATGACC of Deltaproteobacteria bacterium contains these proteins:
- a CDS encoding toxin-antitoxin system, antitoxin component, Xre family protein translates to MQTDNSQVATLIEKIRILPPEKLVEVEDFVDFLRQREDDRRLIRSAAKLSEAAFQKVWDNPDDAEYDLY